A portion of the Vreelandella subglaciescola genome contains these proteins:
- the ald gene encoding alanine dehydrogenase, translating into MHVAVPKEIKNHEYRVALTPAGARELLEHDHEVSVQAGAGEGAGFDDADYRAAGARIEGDVDALWQNAGLILKVKEPQPEEVARLTPEHTLFTYLHLAAEETLTRGLMQSGATCIAYETVIDGRGGLPLLAPMSVVAGRMAVQAGAHSLEKAQGGAGVLLPGVPGVAPANVSVIGGGVVGESAARMAWGLGANVRILDTSLARLTELDNRYQGAISTVYATTEALDRAVRESDLIVGAVLLPGAAAPKLISRAMLADMQPGSVLVDVAIDQGGCFETSRPTTHAEPIYVVDGIVHYCVANMPGAVARTSAQALTNATLPFVLALADKGWKQALADDPHFLPGLNVHKGQVTYQAVAEAFGLELTDPASIVSA; encoded by the coding sequence ATGCACGTTGCCGTCCCCAAGGAAATCAAGAACCATGAATACCGCGTCGCGCTGACCCCGGCCGGCGCGCGTGAGCTTCTCGAGCACGACCACGAGGTAAGCGTACAGGCCGGCGCCGGCGAAGGTGCCGGCTTTGACGACGCCGATTACCGTGCTGCCGGCGCCCGCATTGAAGGCGACGTAGACGCGCTGTGGCAAAACGCCGGGCTGATCCTCAAGGTCAAAGAACCCCAGCCTGAAGAAGTGGCACGCCTGACGCCCGAGCATACGCTGTTCACCTACCTGCACCTTGCCGCCGAAGAAACCCTGACCCGTGGTTTGATGCAAAGCGGGGCAACCTGCATTGCCTATGAAACCGTGATCGACGGGCGTGGCGGCCTGCCGCTGCTGGCGCCCATGAGCGTGGTAGCGGGGCGTATGGCCGTACAGGCAGGGGCTCACAGTCTGGAAAAAGCCCAGGGCGGCGCCGGCGTATTGCTGCCCGGCGTACCCGGCGTGGCACCCGCCAACGTCAGCGTGATCGGAGGTGGCGTAGTGGGTGAAAGCGCTGCCCGCATGGCGTGGGGGCTGGGGGCCAACGTGCGCATTCTGGATACCAGCCTTGCCCGGCTGACCGAGTTGGATAATCGCTATCAGGGGGCGATCAGCACGGTATATGCCACGACGGAGGCCCTTGACCGCGCGGTGCGCGAGTCGGACCTGATCGTCGGCGCGGTGCTGCTGCCCGGCGCCGCCGCGCCCAAGCTGATTAGCCGTGCCATGCTGGCCGATATGCAGCCGGGCAGCGTGCTGGTCGATGTCGCCATTGATCAGGGCGGCTGTTTTGAAACCAGCCGACCCACCACGCATGCCGAGCCGATCTATGTGGTTGATGGCATTGTGCATTACTGTGTGGCCAACATGCCGGGCGCGGTGGCGCGCACCTCGGCACAGGCGCTGACCAACGCCACGCTGCCGTTCGTGCTGGCATTGGCCGACAAGGGTTGGAAGCAGGCGCTCGCCGATGATCCGCACTTTTTGCCCGGCCTGAACGTCCACAAGGGTCAGGTAACGTATCAGGCCGTGGCAGAGGCGTTCGGGCTTGAGCTCACCGATCCGGCAAGCATCGTCTCGGCGTAG
- the map gene encoding type I methionyl aminopeptidase, with translation MNVPIKTPAEIDLMREAGRQAASVIEMITPHVKAGISTGEIDRLCHAYIVDELGSTPAPLNYHGFPKASCTSINHVVCHGIPDDAKTLKKGDIMNLDITVKTADGYHGDSSVMFIVGETIQGERLSRVTQECLYKSIEAIKPGVRLSDLARVIQQHAEANGYSVVRDFCGHGIGAGFHEEPQFLHYDGYAPEADITLAAGMCFTIEPMINVGSYKTKVLRDGWTAVTKDRSLSAQWEHTLLVTDSGVEVLTARGDEDLSFLTR, from the coding sequence ATGAACGTTCCGATTAAAACGCCCGCCGAAATTGACCTGATGCGCGAAGCCGGCCGCCAGGCTGCCAGCGTGATCGAGATGATTACCCCCCACGTCAAGGCGGGCATCAGCACCGGTGAAATCGACCGCTTGTGCCACGCATACATTGTTGACGAGCTCGGCTCCACGCCGGCGCCGCTCAACTATCACGGCTTTCCCAAAGCCTCGTGCACATCGATCAACCACGTGGTCTGCCACGGCATTCCCGATGACGCCAAGACGCTCAAAAAAGGCGACATCATGAACCTCGACATCACCGTCAAAACCGCTGACGGCTACCACGGGGATTCCAGCGTGATGTTCATCGTCGGCGAGACGATCCAGGGCGAGCGGCTGAGCCGCGTGACCCAGGAGTGCCTGTATAAAAGCATCGAGGCCATCAAGCCCGGCGTACGCCTGTCGGACCTGGCGCGGGTGATCCAGCAGCACGCCGAAGCCAACGGCTACTCGGTGGTGCGCGATTTTTGCGGCCACGGCATCGGTGCCGGCTTTCACGAGGAACCGCAGTTTCTGCATTACGACGGCTACGCGCCCGAAGCCGACATCACTCTGGCCGCGGGCATGTGTTTTACCATCGAGCCGATGATCAACGTGGGCAGTTACAAAACCAAGGTGCTACGCGACGGCTGGACGGCGGTGACCAAGGATCGCAGCCTCTCGGCCCAGTGGGAGCACACCCTGCTGGTCACCGATAGCGGCGTGGAAGTGCTGACCGCGCGCGGTGATGAAGACCTGAGCTTCCTTACCCGCTGA
- the dapE gene encoding succinyl-diaminopimelate desuccinylase translates to MPITEPDALSPTLQLAFDLMRRPSVTPDDEGCQALLIERLEALGFHIERLPFGEVENVWATRGHHGPVLALAGHTDVVPSGPESGWEYPPFEPRIDDDGMLCGRGASDMKGSLAAMVTAVERFVAAHPDHDGRIAFLITADEEGPAVDGTRAVVEHLRERHERLDYCIVGEPSSTARLGDVIKNGRRGSLGGVLRVKGIQGHVAYPHLARNPVHQAMPALDALARERWDNGNDFFPATSFQISNLRAGTGATNVIPGELEVVLNFRFSTEVTHDELKARTEALLDAHGLTYELDWTLNGAPFLTAEGALVDATVKGVEAVTGERPTLSTSGGTSDGRFIATLGAQVVELGPLNETIHKVNERIRADDLDTLSRIYETTLEALFVPVQEPA, encoded by the coding sequence ATGCCCATAACTGAGCCGGACGCGCTCTCACCGACGCTTCAACTCGCGTTTGACCTGATGCGTCGCCCGTCGGTCACCCCCGACGACGAGGGCTGCCAGGCACTGCTCATCGAGCGCCTCGAGGCGCTCGGTTTCCACATTGAGCGCCTGCCCTTCGGCGAGGTCGAAAACGTCTGGGCGACACGCGGCCACCACGGCCCGGTGCTTGCCCTGGCCGGCCACACCGACGTGGTGCCCAGCGGGCCGGAAAGCGGCTGGGAATATCCGCCGTTCGAGCCGCGTATTGACGACGACGGCATGCTCTGCGGGCGCGGAGCCTCGGACATGAAAGGCAGCCTGGCGGCCATGGTCACCGCGGTGGAACGCTTTGTTGCCGCGCACCCCGATCACGACGGACGCATCGCTTTTCTGATCACCGCCGACGAAGAGGGCCCCGCGGTTGACGGCACCCGCGCCGTGGTCGAACACCTGCGCGAGCGCCACGAGCGGCTGGATTACTGCATCGTCGGCGAGCCGTCTTCCACCGCGCGGCTGGGGGACGTGATCAAGAACGGGCGGCGCGGCTCGCTCGGCGGCGTGCTGCGGGTGAAAGGCATTCAGGGCCATGTGGCCTACCCGCATCTGGCGCGCAACCCCGTGCATCAGGCCATGCCGGCGCTGGATGCGCTGGCCCGGGAACGCTGGGACAACGGCAATGACTTTTTTCCCGCCACCAGCTTTCAGATTTCCAACCTGCGCGCCGGCACCGGTGCCACCAACGTGATTCCCGGCGAACTTGAGGTGGTGCTCAACTTCCGCTTTTCCACGGAAGTCACCCACGACGAACTCAAGGCGCGTACCGAGGCGCTGCTGGATGCTCACGGGCTGACGTACGAGCTGGACTGGACCCTCAACGGCGCGCCGTTTTTAACCGCCGAAGGCGCGCTGGTTGACGCCACGGTCAAGGGCGTCGAGGCCGTCACCGGCGAACGCCCAACGCTGTCCACCTCCGGTGGCACGTCCGACGGCCGGTTTATTGCCACGCTGGGCGCCCAGGTGGTCGAGCTGGGTCCGCTGAACGAGACCATTCACAAGGTCAACGAGCGCATTCGCGCCGACGATCTGGACACACTCAGCCGCATCTACGAAACCACCCTCGAAGCGCTGTTTGTTCCCGTACAGGAGCCCGCCTGA
- a CDS encoding SlyX family protein: MPHNLSPAALDARLEALETRLAYQEDWLDTLDQTVIDQQRRLDALEKISALMRERLRERSHEPSHGQTPTPGESDAPPDDERPPHY; encoded by the coding sequence ATGCCCCACAACTTGTCGCCTGCCGCACTAGACGCGCGTCTGGAAGCACTGGAAACCCGCCTCGCCTATCAGGAAGACTGGCTCGATACCCTAGACCAGACCGTGATCGACCAACAGCGACGGCTGGACGCACTGGAAAAGATCAGCGCGCTGATGCGCGAACGGCTGCGCGAGCGCTCTCACGAGCCATCGCATGGACAGACACCAACGCCGGGTGAAAGCGACGCGCCGCCCGACGACGAACGCCCGCCCCACTATTAA
- the dapC gene encoding succinyldiaminopimelate transaminase yields MNPDLDALHPYPFEKLAALTAHLTPPDHLEPIALTIGEPRHAPYAGALDALVAHQREMARYPATAGLPELRETLAGWAQRRFGLAELDPERQVLPVNGTREALFAFVQATLDRTRPAKVAVPNPFYQIYEGAALLAGGQPLYLDCTAETDFRPDFAAVPAETWRDVQIVFVCSPGNPTGAVTPLADFKQLIQLADEFDFVIASDECYSELYLDENAPPPGLLEACAALGRNDYRRCVVFHSLSKRSNLPGLRSGFIAGDAALIAPFKRYRTYHGCAMSLPLQHASIAAWNDEAHVRANRDAYREKFAAVTAELAPVLEFPAPQASFYLWPAVPDGDDVAFAQRLFEAQHVSVLPGSLMGRANNAGDNPGAGRVRLALVAEPTSTLEAARRIRAFIQRG; encoded by the coding sequence ATGAATCCCGATCTTGACGCCCTGCATCCGTATCCGTTTGAAAAGCTCGCGGCGCTAACGGCTCACCTGACGCCGCCGGACCATCTTGAACCGATTGCGCTGACCATCGGTGAGCCCCGGCACGCGCCCTACGCCGGCGCGCTTGACGCACTGGTCGCCCATCAGCGCGAGATGGCGCGCTACCCCGCCACCGCCGGCCTACCCGAGCTGCGCGAGACGCTTGCCGGCTGGGCGCAGCGGCGTTTCGGGCTTGCCGAGCTTGACCCCGAGCGTCAGGTGCTGCCGGTCAACGGCACCCGCGAGGCGCTGTTTGCCTTTGTGCAGGCCACCCTTGACCGCACTCGCCCAGCGAAAGTGGCCGTGCCCAACCCGTTTTATCAAATCTACGAGGGCGCGGCGCTGCTCGCCGGCGGGCAGCCGCTGTATCTCGACTGCACCGCCGAGACCGATTTTCGCCCCGACTTTGCCGCCGTGCCGGCCGAGACCTGGCGCGACGTACAAATTGTGTTTGTCTGCTCGCCGGGCAATCCCACCGGCGCGGTGACGCCGCTGGCCGACTTCAAGCAGCTGATTCAGCTGGCTGACGAATTCGACTTCGTGATCGCCTCCGACGAATGCTATTCCGAACTGTATCTGGACGAAAACGCCCCGCCGCCGGGGCTGCTGGAAGCCTGCGCGGCGCTCGGCCGCAACGACTACCGCCGCTGCGTGGTGTTTCACTCGCTGTCCAAGCGCTCCAACCTGCCGGGGCTGCGCTCGGGCTTTATCGCTGGCGACGCCGCGCTGATTGCGCCGTTCAAGCGCTACCGCACCTACCATGGCTGCGCCATGTCACTGCCGCTGCAGCACGCCTCCATCGCCGCCTGGAACGACGAAGCCCACGTGCGCGCCAACCGCGACGCCTACCGCGAAAAATTCGCCGCCGTGACCGCCGAGCTGGCACCGGTGCTGGAGTTCCCCGCGCCGCAGGCGAGCTTCTACCTGTGGCCGGCGGTACCCGATGGCGACGACGTGGCTTTCGCCCAGCGCCTGTTTGAAGCGCAGCACGTCAGCGTACTGCCCGGCAGCCTGATGGGCCGTGCGAACAACGCAGGCGACAACCCCGGTGCTGGCCGCGTGCGTCTGGCGCTGGTGGCCGAGCCGACCTCGACCCTTGAGGCCGCACGGCGCATTCGCGCGTTTATCCAGCGCGGCTAG
- the dapD gene encoding 2,3,4,5-tetrahydropyridine-2,6-dicarboxylate N-succinyltransferase, whose protein sequence is MLSFALGIGTQNTQGNWLEIYYPAPLSSPDDSLVAAAKKALGAPEGNAAISFLPEDCARLAAALKAAGHPEQAELAEAFAISQRPLVAMFIETDQPPQTAPEVYLKLHLLSHRLVKPHGVDLTGMFGLLRNIAWTNEGAIDIEELPARRLKARLAGRALSVDCVDKFPKMTDYVVPGGIRIGDTARVRLGAYLGEGTTVMHEGFVNFNAGTEGPGMIEGRISAGVMVGKGSDLGGGCSTMGTLSGGGNIVIKVGEGCLIGANAGIGIPLGDRCTVESGLYITAGAKITLIDADGNDADTVAARELAGQNDLLLRRNSQNGRIECLTNKSAVALNEALHAHN, encoded by the coding sequence ATGCTCAGCTTTGCACTTGGCATTGGCACCCAGAACACCCAGGGCAACTGGCTCGAGATCTATTACCCGGCGCCGTTATCAAGCCCGGACGACAGCCTTGTCGCAGCAGCCAAAAAAGCGCTGGGCGCCCCGGAAGGCAACGCCGCCATCAGCTTTCTGCCCGAAGACTGCGCGCGCCTTGCCGCAGCGCTCAAGGCCGCCGGCCACCCCGAGCAGGCCGAGCTTGCCGAGGCCTTTGCCATCAGCCAGCGTCCGCTGGTCGCCATGTTCATCGAGACCGATCAGCCGCCGCAAACCGCTCCCGAGGTCTACCTCAAGCTGCACCTGCTGTCGCACCGTCTGGTCAAGCCCCACGGCGTTGACCTCACCGGCATGTTCGGCCTGCTGCGCAACATCGCCTGGACCAACGAAGGCGCGATCGACATCGAAGAGCTGCCCGCCCGCCGCCTGAAAGCGCGCCTGGCCGGCCGTGCCCTCAGCGTGGACTGCGTCGACAAGTTCCCCAAAATGACCGACTACGTGGTGCCCGGCGGCATTCGTATCGGCGACACCGCCCGCGTGCGCCTCGGCGCCTACCTCGGCGAAGGCACCACGGTCATGCACGAAGGCTTTGTCAACTTCAACGCCGGCACCGAAGGCCCGGGCATGATCGAAGGCCGCATCTCCGCCGGCGTGATGGTCGGCAAGGGCTCGGATCTGGGCGGTGGCTGTTCGACCATGGGCACCCTTTCCGGCGGCGGCAACATCGTCATCAAGGTGGGTGAAGGCTGCCTGATCGGTGCCAACGCGGGTATCGGCATTCCGCTGGGCGATCGCTGCACCGTGGAGTCCGGCCTCTACATTACCGCCGGCGCCAAGATCACGCTGATCGACGCTGACGGCAACGACGCCGATACCGTGGCCGCCCGCGAGCTGGCCGGCCAGAACGACCTGCTGCTGCGCCGCAACTCGCAAAACGGCCGTATCGAGTGCCTGACCAACAAGAGTGCCGTGGCGCTGAACGAGGCGCTGCATGCCCATAACTGA
- a CDS encoding Spx/MgsR family RNA polymerase-binding regulatory protein, producing the protein MLTIYTINTCDTCRKARRALDAQGVDYRVHDLRRDGLSDELLAYIFERVALTDAVNKRSKTWRELSATDQQAFEQPTVDDSARKLLQAYPTLLKRPLLAVDDATLRVGYKDGDYDDL; encoded by the coding sequence ATGCTGACGATTTACACCATCAATACCTGCGACACCTGCCGCAAGGCGCGCCGCGCGCTGGATGCCCAAGGCGTGGACTACCGCGTTCACGACCTGCGCCGCGACGGCCTGTCAGATGAACTGCTGGCGTATATTTTCGAGCGCGTGGCGCTGACCGACGCCGTCAATAAACGCAGCAAAACCTGGCGTGAGCTTTCCGCCACGGACCAACAGGCCTTTGAACAGCCGACCGTTGACGACAGCGCCCGTAAGCTTTTACAAGCGTATCCAACGCTACTCAAACGCCCGCTGCTCGCCGTCGACGATGCCACCCTGCGGGTCGGCTACAAAGACGGCGACTACGACGATCTGTAA
- a CDS encoding class I SAM-dependent rRNA methyltransferase: protein MSQPLRLKKNADRRLKAGHLWIYSNEVDIRETPLKAFESGALARVEEANGRAIGVAYVNPNSLICARIMSRDPAMKIDRSLFVHRFKQALSLREQFYAQPFYRLIHGEGDLLPGLVIDRFGDILVVQLNTAGMQALSEAIVDALEKVIKPSAIVFRNDTGGRRQEGLEAQVEVVKGTLPDEVLIEENGARFVVPVLDGQKTGWFFDHRDNRAWLNRHVAGKRVLDVFSYVGGWGVQAAASGASEVLCVDSSAPALERVARNAELNGLQEQVAIGQGDAFEVLAALKAEGEQFDVVVLDPPAFIKKRKDIPNGERAYARLNREAMRLLGRDGLLLSASCSMHLAPERLVDVVRGAVRHQDRHGQVIFQGHQSADHPIHPAIPETAYLKALGVRVFRD from the coding sequence GTGAGCCAACCTCTGCGACTGAAAAAAAATGCTGACCGCCGTTTGAAGGCCGGGCATCTATGGATCTACTCCAACGAAGTGGATATCCGCGAAACGCCGTTGAAAGCCTTTGAAAGCGGCGCGCTGGCTCGGGTAGAAGAGGCCAACGGCCGCGCGATCGGGGTGGCCTACGTCAATCCCAACTCGCTGATCTGCGCGCGGATCATGTCCCGCGATCCGGCGATGAAGATTGACCGCTCGCTGTTTGTCCACCGCTTCAAGCAGGCGCTTTCGCTGCGCGAACAGTTTTATGCCCAGCCGTTTTACCGGCTGATTCATGGCGAAGGCGATTTGCTGCCGGGGCTGGTAATCGACCGCTTTGGCGACATCCTCGTGGTGCAGCTCAATACCGCAGGCATGCAGGCGCTCAGCGAGGCCATTGTTGACGCGCTGGAAAAAGTCATCAAACCCTCGGCCATCGTGTTCCGCAACGATACCGGCGGCCGCCGCCAGGAAGGGCTGGAGGCCCAAGTGGAAGTGGTCAAGGGCACGCTACCCGACGAAGTATTGATCGAAGAAAACGGCGCGCGCTTTGTCGTGCCGGTGCTCGACGGTCAGAAAACCGGCTGGTTCTTTGATCACCGCGATAACCGCGCCTGGCTTAACCGCCACGTGGCCGGCAAGCGCGTGCTGGACGTGTTCAGCTACGTGGGCGGCTGGGGTGTACAAGCGGCGGCCAGCGGCGCCTCTGAGGTGCTGTGCGTGGACTCATCAGCCCCCGCGCTTGAGCGGGTGGCACGTAATGCCGAGCTTAACGGCCTGCAAGAGCAGGTCGCTATTGGCCAGGGCGATGCCTTTGAGGTGCTGGCCGCGCTCAAGGCCGAAGGTGAGCAGTTTGACGTGGTGGTGCTCGACCCGCCCGCGTTTATCAAAAAGCGCAAGGATATTCCCAACGGCGAGCGCGCCTACGCCCGCCTGAACCGCGAAGCCATGCGTCTGCTGGGCCGCGACGGGCTGTTGCTGTCGGCTTCGTGCTCGATGCATCTGGCACCCGAGCGTCTGGTTGACGTGGTACGCGGCGCGGTGCGCCATCAGGATCGTCACGGCCAGGTGATTTTTCAGGGCCATCAGTCGGCGGATCACCCGATTCACCCGGCGATTCCCGAAACGGCCTACCTCAAGGCGCTGGGCGTGCGGGTCTTTCGTGACTAG
- a CDS encoding [protein-PII] uridylyltransferase: MLLHHYRYVPDTSLLDLDAFRAELAGSRSPIAPFKGALETLQARLDARFRAGADIRDLVRGRAWHLDRLLAIAWEQHAWPDDGVALLAVGGFGRGELHPYSDIDLLLLLEHDDDTPYREPLMAFVTFLWDIGLEIGHSVRSLNDCEREAAADVTVMTNLLETRLIAGPERLRESMRERLDETRLWPADRFFAAKWEEQITRHQRYNNSEYHLEPNIKSSPGGLRDIQMIGWVAKRHFGTEKYADIVANGFMNDAELRILSQGQAFLWQVRYALHMLAGRAEDRLLFDHQRSIAELFGFKDTAERLAVEQFMKRYYRHVTALAGLNDMLLQHFDEVILRGEQSLATVELNERFETKGGYIQARSRSLFREHPEALLELFLLMAEHPEIEGVRADTIRLIRDHRHQIDDHYRDDPLHQRLFMALLRSPGNVPRQLRRMNRYGILGKYLPEFGRAVGLMQHDLFHIYTVDAHTLKLLKLLHGFRKPDARNDFAVAATLMPKLPKLDVLWIVGLFHDVGKGRGGDHSIIGARDVEQFCHSHRLSNHDTKLASWLIEHHLLMSMTAQKRDTTDPEVIRDFALTVQNETRLDYLYVLTVADINATNPTLWNGWRATLLRQLHAETKRALRRGLQNPPDRDDWVRETRDEARSLLQAAGVNADQIDPLWDSLGEDYFLQYAPSEIVWQTQGILAHHDPHLPLVMISAPTDDMAEGGTQVFIHTRSVDDLFAATAAAMEQLGLSIHDARIATSRNDWTLNTFIVLDNQHQAIRDADRIEEMRRHLVEELDDPDDYPRIVSRHTPRKLKHFKVPTTVLIEQDPGNERTLLELTAPDRPGLLARVGRIFMEQDIALSAAKIATLGERVEDVFFITTKAGEPLTDPGRQASLRERLIEVLGV; encoded by the coding sequence ATGCTTCTTCACCACTACCGGTACGTGCCGGACACCTCGCTGCTGGATCTCGATGCCTTTCGCGCCGAGCTTGCCGGCTCACGCTCGCCGATCGCGCCGTTCAAGGGCGCGCTGGAAACGCTGCAGGCGCGGCTGGACGCGCGCTTTCGTGCAGGCGCGGATATCCGCGACTTGGTGCGCGGGCGCGCCTGGCACCTCGACCGGCTGCTGGCGATTGCCTGGGAGCAGCACGCCTGGCCGGATGACGGCGTCGCCCTGCTGGCGGTGGGCGGCTTTGGTCGCGGCGAACTGCATCCGTATTCGGATATCGACCTGTTACTGCTGCTCGAGCACGACGACGACACGCCCTACCGCGAGCCCCTCATGGCCTTTGTCACCTTTCTCTGGGACATCGGCCTGGAAATCGGCCACAGCGTGCGTTCGCTGAATGACTGCGAGCGCGAGGCGGCGGCCGACGTCACGGTGATGACCAACCTGCTGGAGACGCGCCTGATCGCCGGCCCCGAGCGGCTGCGGGAGTCCATGCGCGAACGGCTGGACGAGACGCGCCTGTGGCCGGCCGACCGGTTTTTTGCCGCCAAGTGGGAAGAGCAGATCACCCGCCACCAGCGCTACAACAATTCCGAATACCACCTTGAGCCCAACATCAAGAGTTCGCCGGGCGGGCTGCGCGATATCCAGATGATCGGCTGGGTCGCCAAGCGCCATTTCGGCACCGAAAAATACGCCGACATCGTCGCCAATGGCTTCATGAACGACGCCGAGCTGCGCATCCTGAGCCAGGGCCAGGCGTTTCTATGGCAGGTGCGCTACGCCCTGCACATGCTGGCCGGGCGCGCCGAAGACCGCCTGCTGTTTGATCACCAGCGCAGCATTGCCGAGCTTTTCGGCTTCAAGGACACCGCCGAGCGCCTCGCGGTCGAACAGTTCATGAAGCGCTACTACCGCCACGTAACCGCGCTGGCCGGCCTGAACGACATGCTCTTGCAGCACTTTGACGAAGTCATCCTGCGCGGCGAGCAGTCATTGGCCACCGTTGAACTCAACGAACGCTTTGAAACCAAGGGCGGCTATATTCAGGCGCGCTCGCGCAGCCTGTTCCGGGAGCATCCTGAAGCGCTGCTGGAACTTTTCCTGCTCATGGCCGAGCATCCCGAGATCGAAGGCGTACGCGCCGACACCATCCGCCTGATCCGCGATCACCGCCACCAGATCGACGATCACTACCGCGATGACCCGCTGCACCAGCGGCTGTTCATGGCGCTTTTGCGCTCGCCGGGCAACGTGCCGCGCCAGCTGCGGCGGATGAATCGCTACGGCATTCTCGGCAAGTACCTGCCCGAGTTTGGCCGCGCCGTGGGGCTGATGCAGCACGACCTGTTCCACATCTACACCGTGGATGCGCACACGCTAAAACTCCTCAAGCTGCTGCACGGCTTTCGCAAGCCCGATGCCCGGAACGACTTTGCCGTTGCCGCCACGCTGATGCCCAAGCTGCCCAAGCTCGACGTGCTGTGGATCGTGGGCCTGTTTCACGATGTCGGCAAAGGCCGCGGCGGCGACCACTCGATCATCGGCGCCCGGGACGTAGAGCAGTTTTGCCACAGCCACCGGCTTTCCAATCACGATACCAAGCTGGCCAGCTGGCTGATCGAGCATCACCTGCTGATGTCGATGACCGCGCAGAAACGCGACACCACTGATCCCGAGGTGATCCGCGACTTCGCCCTGACGGTGCAAAACGAAACCCGTCTGGACTACCTCTACGTGCTCACGGTGGCCGACATCAACGCCACCAACCCCACGCTGTGGAACGGCTGGCGGGCAACGCTCCTGCGCCAGCTGCACGCCGAAACCAAGCGCGCGCTGCGCCGCGGCCTGCAAAATCCGCCCGACCGCGACGACTGGGTGCGCGAAACCCGCGACGAGGCGCGCTCGCTGCTGCAGGCCGCCGGCGTCAACGCCGACCAGATCGACCCGCTGTGGGATTCGCTCGGCGAAGACTATTTTTTGCAGTATGCGCCCAGCGAAATCGTCTGGCAGACCCAAGGCATTCTCGCGCACCACGACCCCCACCTGCCGCTGGTGATGATCAGCGCACCGACCGACGACATGGCCGAAGGCGGCACTCAGGTGTTTATCCACACCCGCTCGGTCGACGACCTGTTCGCCGCCACCGCCGCGGCCATGGAACAGCTCGGGCTGTCGATTCACGATGCGCGCATCGCCACCTCGCGCAATGACTGGACGCTGAATACCTTTATCGTGCTGGACAATCAGCATCAGGCGATCCGCGACGCCGACCGCATCGAAGAGATGCGCCGCCATCTGGTCGAAGAGCTGGATGATCCCGACGATTACCCGCGCATCGTCAGCCGCCATACGCCGCGCAAGCTCAAGCACTTCAAGGTGCCCACCACCGTGCTGATCGAACAGGATCCCGGCAACGAGCGCACCCTGCTGGAGCTGACCGCGCCCGACCGCCCCGGCCTGCTGGCCCGGGTGGGGCGGATTTTCATGGAGCAGGACATCGCGCTGTCTGCCGCCAAGATCGCGACCTTGGGCGAACGCGTGGAAGACGTGTTCTTCATTACCACCAAAGCCGGCGAGCCGCTGACCGACCCCGGGCGCCAGGCCAGCCTGCGCGAACGGCTGATCGAGGTACTGGGCGTATAA
- a CDS encoding cold-shock protein: MNPKVVLRCILISILLAAPAPFLLMGIFHLIGVPLVDEWIAELARIGGGVSVYFATVLGGFVLLCIGTLAAAVLAPPMVVQAAGAPAAAPVRAKSAARQPAPAEPAPREPEDDDWDDEEEDVIDPNDGREEGDVKWFNTNKGYGFITRDNGEDVFVHFRAIRGRGPRMLHEGQIVRYQVIKNERGLQADDVSIIE; this comes from the coding sequence ATGAATCCAAAAGTTGTGTTGCGCTGTATTCTGATCAGTATCCTGCTGGCCGCGCCGGCACCGTTTCTGCTGATGGGCATTTTTCATCTGATAGGTGTGCCGCTCGTTGACGAGTGGATCGCCGAACTGGCCCGGATAGGGGGCGGGGTCAGCGTGTATTTTGCCACTGTGCTGGGCGGCTTCGTACTGCTGTGCATCGGTACGCTGGCGGCCGCTGTGCTGGCACCGCCGATGGTCGTACAGGCCGCCGGCGCGCCTGCCGCAGCGCCGGTGCGGGCCAAATCCGCCGCGCGCCAGCCGGCACCCGCCGAACCTGCCCCGCGCGAACCCGAGGATGACGACTGGGACGATGAAGAAGAGGACGTCATCGACCCCAATGACGGGCGCGAAGAAGGCGACGTCAAATGGTTCAACACCAATAAAGGCTACGGCTTTATTACCCGGGATAACGGCGAAGACGTCTTTGTGCACTTCCGTGCGATTCGTGGCCGTGGCCCGCGCATGCTGCATGAAGGCCAGATCGTGCGCTATCAGGTGATCAAGAACGAACGCGGCCTGCAGGCCGACGATGTCAGCATCATCGAATAG